One segment of Rubripirellula amarantea DNA contains the following:
- a CDS encoding COX15/CtaA family protein codes for MSKDSLSSDSRPASRALHRLVVLAVCLVWPLIWVGGLVTTYDAGMAVPDWPETYGDNLFLYPYQTWLAGPFDLFIEHGHRLLGAVVGLVAIGIVVAAFWIESRRWVQWLCVALLVMVIAQGLLGGMRVVLGDRTLAMVHGCFGPAFFAVCVAVAVVTSRYWRDGDVVEKRRLGKFPAILAGSLVGLSYTQLMLGAMLRHVQPAASPGHFAGIVSTHIMMAFLLWAITAFTWGKLRRCGDLTLSRPSSILIGLVGLQIALGIGTWVVNYGWPSFMMWVPESEAFLIRAKGFVDSIIVTAHVATGSLILAVSTMLWVRLLRHRYRQSTLDHSSLSHSSQRPRDTADDVSELATT; via the coding sequence ATGTCTAAGGATTCCCTCTCATCTGATTCACGTCCTGCTTCCCGAGCATTGCATCGGCTCGTTGTGTTGGCTGTGTGTTTGGTTTGGCCATTGATTTGGGTGGGAGGATTGGTGACGACTTACGATGCCGGGATGGCGGTTCCCGATTGGCCGGAAACCTACGGCGATAATCTGTTCTTGTATCCCTATCAAACGTGGCTTGCGGGACCGTTTGATCTGTTCATCGAACATGGCCACCGATTGCTTGGTGCGGTGGTCGGCTTGGTTGCGATTGGAATTGTGGTTGCCGCGTTTTGGATAGAGTCTCGCCGCTGGGTGCAATGGCTTTGCGTCGCACTGCTGGTAATGGTGATCGCTCAGGGACTTTTGGGGGGAATGCGTGTCGTATTGGGCGATCGCACGTTGGCGATGGTCCACGGTTGCTTTGGGCCGGCGTTTTTTGCTGTCTGTGTCGCGGTCGCTGTCGTGACCAGTCGCTATTGGCGAGACGGTGATGTGGTCGAGAAACGACGCTTGGGCAAGTTTCCAGCGATTTTGGCGGGATCGCTGGTGGGGCTTAGCTACACACAATTGATGCTCGGAGCGATGTTGCGGCACGTTCAGCCCGCCGCATCGCCCGGCCATTTCGCTGGAATCGTGTCGACTCACATCATGATGGCGTTCTTGTTGTGGGCGATTACAGCTTTCACTTGGGGAAAGCTGCGGCGGTGCGGCGATTTGACGCTCTCGCGGCCCAGCAGCATTTTGATAGGCTTAGTGGGGCTGCAGATTGCCCTTGGCATCGGAACCTGGGTGGTTAATTATGGCTGGCCCTCGTTCATGATGTGGGTGCCTGAATCCGAGGCATTCTTGATTCGTGCGAAGGGATTTGTCGACTCGATCATCGTGACGGCCCATGTCGCGACGGGGTCGCTGATTTTGGCGGTATCGACCATGTTGTGGGTTCGATTGCTCAGGCATCGTTATCGTCAATCGACACTAGATCATTCCTCGCTTTCCCATTCATCGCAGCGTCCGCGTGATACCGCGGATGACGTTTCCGAATTGGCAACTACTTAA